One region of Corvus cornix cornix isolate S_Up_H32 chromosome 14, ASM73873v5, whole genome shotgun sequence genomic DNA includes:
- the LFNG gene encoding LOW QUALITY PROTEIN: beta-1,3-N-acetylglucosaminyltransferase lunatic fringe (The sequence of the model RefSeq protein was modified relative to this genomic sequence to represent the inferred CDS: inserted 1 base in 1 codon), which yields MLKSCGRKLLLSLVGSMFTCLLVLMVEPPGRPGLAXGEAGGAQRALQSLGAAAAVAPPAAQGPPGLRSFADYFGRLSRARRELPPAPPSPPRPPAEDISPRDVFIAVKTTKKFHKARLELLLDTWISRNRDMTFIFTDGEDEELKKQARNVINTNCSAAHSRQALSCKMAVEYDKFIESGRKWFCHVDDDNYVNVRMLVKLLSSYPHTQDIYIGKPSLDRPIQATERISENKMHPVHFWFATGGAGFCISRGLALKMSPWASGGHFMSTAEKIRLPDDCTIGYIIESVLGVKLIRSNLFHSHLENLHQVPKSEIHKQVTLSYGMFENKRNSIHMKGAFSVEEDPSRFRSVHCLLYPDTPWCPTNMVY from the exons ATGCTGAAGAGCTGCGGGAGGAAGCTGCTCCTGTCCCTCGTGGGCTCCATGTTCACCTGCCTCCTGGTGCTCATGGTGGAGCCGCCGGGGAGGCCGGGGCTGG CGGGGGAGGCCGGCGGGGCGCAGCGGGCgctgcagagcctgggggcggcggcggccgtgGCCCCCCCGGCGGCGCAGGGGCCGCCCGGGCTCCGCAGCTTCGCCGATTACTTCGGGCGGCTGAGCCGAGCGCGCCGGGAgctgccccccgccccgccgagtcccccgcggccgccggcTGAGGACATCTCCCCCCGCGATGTCTTCATCGCCGTCAAGACCACCAAGAAGTTTCACAAGGCgcggctggagctgctgctcgaCACCTGGATCTCCCGCAACCGCGACATG ACCTTCATCTTCACTGACggggaggatgaggagctgaAGAAGCAAGCAC gaaacGTCATCAACACCAACTGCTCGGCTGCCCACAGCCGCCAGGCCCTGTCCTGCAAGATGGCCGTGGAGTACGACAAGTTCATCGAGTCCGGCAGAAA atGGTTCTGCCACGTGGACGATGACAACTACGTGAACGTGCGGATGCTGGTGAAGCTGCTCTCCAGCTACCCCCACACACAGGACATCTACATCGGGAAGCCCAGCCTGGACCGGCCCATCCAGGCTACGGAGAGGATCAGTGAGAACAAGATG CATCCTGTGCATTTCTGGTTTGCCACGGGTGGAGCGGGGTTCTGTATCAGCCGGGGGCTGGCACTGAAGATGAGCCCTTGGGCCAG TGGGGGTCACTTCAtgagcactgcagagaagaTCCGCCTGCCCGACGACTGCACCATCGGCTACATCATCGAGTCTGTGCTGGGCGTGAAGCTCATCCGGAGCAACCTCTTCCACTCGCACCTGGAGAACCTCCACCAGGTGCCCAAGTCGGAGATCCACAAACAG GTGACACTGAGCTATGGCATGTTCGAAAACAAGCGCAACTCCATCCACATGAAGGGAGCCTTTTCTGTCGAGGAGGACCCATCCAG gtTCCGCTCCGTGCACTGCCTGCTGTACCCCGACACGCCGTGGTGCCCCACCAACATGGTTTACTAG